One segment of Nostoc flagelliforme CCNUN1 DNA contains the following:
- a CDS encoding DegT/DnrJ/EryC1/StrS family aminotransferase, whose translation MYQIKKYLNELALFGGTPTFSEKLHVGRPNIGNRECLLARINDILDRKWLTNNGIYVQEFEHHIAEFVGVKHCIAICNATVALEIAIRAAGLKGEVIVPSFTFIATAHALQWQEITPVFCDIDPQTHNIDPNKIVQSITPNTTGILGVHLWGRPCNVEALSEIADTYNLKLMFDAAHAFGCSHQGRMIGSFGDAEVFSFHATKFLNTFEGGAIVTNSDELAEKIRLMTNFGFAGMDKVIYIGTNGKMTEVSAAMGLTSLESIDNFIEINYRNYKWYQQVLVDIPGIYLLNYNEKETCNYQYIVLEVEESETKISRDKLLEILHAENIIARRYFYPGCHRMEPYNSYFPYARLLLPETERLAEKVLLLPTGSSSTKEQIRIIAQIIRIAITEAKHV comes from the coding sequence ATGTATCAAATAAAAAAATACTTAAATGAATTAGCTTTATTTGGCGGAACACCAACATTTTCAGAAAAGTTACATGTCGGTCGTCCTAATATTGGAAACCGCGAATGCTTATTAGCTCGCATTAATGACATATTAGATAGAAAATGGCTAACTAATAATGGTATCTATGTACAGGAATTTGAACACCACATTGCTGAGTTTGTTGGAGTAAAGCATTGTATTGCTATTTGTAATGCAACAGTGGCATTAGAAATAGCCATTCGTGCTGCCGGGTTAAAAGGTGAAGTTATTGTTCCTTCTTTTACCTTTATTGCAACCGCACATGCTCTACAATGGCAAGAAATTACACCTGTTTTTTGTGATATTGATCCTCAAACCCATAATATAGATCCAAACAAAATAGTTCAAAGCATCACCCCGAACACTACTGGTATTCTTGGTGTTCATTTGTGGGGTCGTCCTTGCAATGTGGAAGCTTTAAGCGAAATTGCTGATACTTATAATTTAAAATTAATGTTTGATGCAGCTCATGCTTTCGGCTGTTCACATCAAGGACGTATGATTGGTAGCTTTGGAGATGCCGAAGTTTTTAGCTTCCACGCTACTAAGTTTTTGAATACATTTGAGGGTGGAGCAATTGTTACAAACAGTGATGAACTAGCGGAAAAAATTCGCTTGATGACAAATTTTGGTTTTGCTGGTATGGATAAAGTTATCTATATTGGTACAAATGGCAAGATGACTGAAGTATCAGCAGCAATGGGATTAACTTCCTTAGAGAGTATTGATAACTTTATTGAAATTAACTATCGTAACTACAAATGGTATCAGCAAGTTCTTGTTGATATTCCAGGTATTTATTTATTGAATTATAACGAAAAGGAAACATGTAATTATCAATATATTGTCTTAGAGGTTGAAGAATCTGAAACTAAAATAAGTAGAGATAAATTGCTCGAAATACTTCATGCTGAAAATATTATAGCTCGGCGCTATTTTTATCCTGGCTGTCATCGCATGGAACCTTATAATTCATATTTTCCCTATGCAAGATTGCTACTACCTGAAACTGAAAGACTAGCTGAAAAAGTTTTACTCTTGCCTACAGGAAGTTCAAGTACTAAAGAGCAGATTAGGATAATAGCTCAAATTATTAGAATTGCTATTACCGAAGCTAAACATGTATAG
- a CDS encoding acyltransferase: MTQDVRIKNMQIPVDKYGIPGVITFEYTKIIGLENIEFGRNIIIDDFVFIYAKTAINIGSYVHIASFTSITGGESFTMGDFSALSSGVRIFTGSDDFKYWGFGNSTICEKYRNTKRASIHIGKFCVIGANSVILPGVTVGEGATVGAGSVVTKNLEPWGIYIGNRKIGDRDKLGVFDNYQKFLLENKVATNLPII, encoded by the coding sequence ATGACTCAAGATGTCAGGATAAAAAATATGCAAATCCCTGTTGATAAATATGGAATACCAGGCGTCATCACCTTTGAATATACAAAGATAATAGGTTTAGAAAATATAGAATTTGGTAGAAATATCATAATTGATGATTTCGTATTTATATATGCTAAAACAGCTATAAATATAGGTAGCTATGTACATATTGCATCTTTCACATCAATAACAGGAGGTGAGTCTTTTACAATGGGGGATTTTTCTGCTCTATCTTCTGGAGTAAGAATTTTTACTGGTTCAGATGATTTTAAATATTGGGGTTTTGGGAATTCAACAATTTGCGAAAAGTATAGAAATACTAAGAGAGCATCGATACATATAGGTAAATTTTGTGTAATCGGGGCAAATAGCGTTATTTTACCAGGTGTTACTGTTGGCGAAGGGGCTACGGTTGGCGCAGGCTCCGTTGTTACGAAAAATTTAGAGCCTTGGGGAATATATATAGGGAACCGCAAAATCGGTGATAGAGACAAGTTAGGTGTTTTTGATAACTACCAGAAATTTTTATTAGAAAATAAAGTTGCTACAAATTTACCCATAATATAA
- a CDS encoding protein kinase domain-containing protein — protein MVSLTLLEPQQKTPLQQWCFENSSIIRIGRAADNHVVLTDSLVSRHHLELRQVDSADNGGGWRLISQGTNGTFLNGVLVIQSPLPDNSLLQLAQGGPILQFQIQDVAVLETGVRSQKMQETEENAVATLHSAQGRYTCTHEGNSPNNLFCIHCGQPLSVQQKIRHYQVLRTLGQGGMGTTYLAWDAAGQVAGMPQLLVLKQMNADMVKIAKAQELFEREAYTLKSLNHPGIPKYYDFFVEGGKKYLAMELIHGQDLEKRVYTTGPVTPSQAIAWMIQTCDILEYLHSQEPPLIHRDIKPANLMVRSSLNRIVVLDFGAVKEIGTAPGTRIGAEGYCAPEQERGQPLTQSDLYAIGPTLIFLLTGENPFKYYRQRGRNFRFDVAKVPTISSQLRDVIDRVTEPLPRDRYQTAKELAAALAGCQL, from the coding sequence GTGGTTAGTCTGACTCTGTTAGAACCGCAACAGAAAACGCCCCTCCAGCAGTGGTGCTTTGAGAACTCTTCCATAATTCGGATTGGTCGAGCGGCAGATAATCATGTTGTTTTAACTGATAGTTTAGTTTCGCGGCATCATCTAGAACTGAGACAAGTAGATTCTGCTGACAATGGCGGTGGTTGGCGGCTGATTAGTCAGGGTACTAATGGGACTTTCCTCAATGGTGTCCTTGTGATTCAGAGTCCGTTACCAGATAATTCCTTGTTGCAACTGGCACAGGGAGGCCCAATACTGCAATTCCAAATTCAGGATGTAGCAGTACTGGAAACTGGTGTGCGATCGCAAAAAATGCAAGAAACAGAAGAAAACGCCGTTGCAACACTCCACTCAGCCCAAGGTAGATACACTTGCACCCATGAAGGGAACTCCCCAAACAATCTGTTTTGCATCCACTGCGGCCAACCTCTCTCAGTACAACAGAAAATTCGCCATTATCAAGTGTTGCGAACTCTCGGACAAGGAGGTATGGGTACTACTTATCTCGCTTGGGATGCGGCTGGTCAAGTTGCGGGTATGCCACAATTGCTGGTGTTGAAGCAAATGAATGCTGATATGGTAAAAATTGCCAAAGCTCAAGAATTATTTGAGCGAGAGGCGTATACTCTCAAATCCCTTAACCATCCGGGAATTCCCAAGTATTACGACTTTTTTGTAGAAGGCGGAAAAAAATACTTGGCAATGGAACTAATCCACGGACAAGATTTAGAGAAACGTGTCTATACTACGGGGCCAGTTACGCCAAGCCAAGCGATCGCTTGGATGATCCAAACCTGCGATATTTTAGAATATCTTCATAGCCAAGAGCCTCCACTGATTCACCGCGATATAAAACCCGCTAACCTGATGGTGCGAAGTTCACTAAATCGCATAGTCGTTCTAGATTTTGGCGCAGTTAAGGAAATTGGCACAGCGCCAGGTACTCGTATTGGTGCAGAAGGTTACTGCGCTCCTGAACAAGAACGAGGACAACCTTTGACTCAATCAGATTTGTATGCAATTGGGCCAACGCTGATTTTTCTGCTCACAGGCGAAAACCCTTTCAAGTATTACCGCCAACGAGGGCGAAACTTCAGGTTTGATGTGGCAAAAGTTCCTACTATTAGTTCCCAATTAAGAGATGTAATTGATCGCGTTACAGAACCATTACCACGTGATCGCTATCAAACTGCAAAGGAATTAGCTGCGGCGTTAGCTGGTTGCCAACTTTAG
- a CDS encoding type IV pilin-like G/H family protein has translation MKTELKAKFLQHILNKKKNEEGFTLIELLVVIIIIGILSAIALPSFLNQANKAKQVEAKTTVGAMNRAQQAYYLENNTFAAQDDFGKLGLGVKTQTENYKYGIRDASTSIVTNFAQLKTSGSPLKVYLGGVGVANVASTSEATTVALLCESDLPGNNTAAKTGSESFAAAQIPVDGSATSCHTGYTSLAK, from the coding sequence ATGAAAACTGAATTGAAAGCAAAGTTTCTCCAACACATCCTTAATAAAAAGAAAAACGAAGAAGGTTTCACCTTAATCGAATTGTTAGTTGTTATTATCATCATTGGTATTCTGTCAGCTATTGCTCTACCTTCTTTCTTGAACCAGGCTAACAAAGCGAAACAAGTTGAAGCAAAAACAACTGTTGGTGCAATGAACAGAGCGCAACAAGCTTACTATTTAGAAAATAACACTTTTGCGGCACAAGATGATTTTGGTAAGTTAGGTCTTGGAGTCAAAACACAAACTGAAAATTACAAGTATGGTATTAGAGACGCTAGCACGAGTATAGTAACCAATTTTGCACAGCTTAAAACATCTGGAAGCCCCCTCAAAGTTTACCTTGGTGGCGTAGGGGTGGCAAATGTTGCATCTACAAGCGAAGCAACAACTGTAGCTTTATTATGTGAATCTGACCTCCCCGGAAATAATACAGCTGCAAAAACAGGGTCTGAATCATTTGCTGCCGCTCAGATTCCAGTAGATGGTAGTGCTACATCATGTCACACCGGATATACGTCTTTAGCTAAGTAA
- a CDS encoding O-linked N-acetylglucosamine transferase, SPINDLY family protein yields MLTNITNFQTEGYQHLITGEYAQAAYLYEQAIAAEPEVISNYWHLGLSLLLQGQEAEAQMTWMLAIAEVEEEKIQLYTTELIQVLQVEAERREHLEEFSISWLIRQHIREINPSDINNLLEIIQLSIKLDNFDSTEINDLEIIELLNYKEIVDLNLELLNQVLQKVLDTQPLHTSYLDLIEACLPYFVNLHQAFYILLPAAIKIGHTFKQPELAAEILELYLRLDPEELETLRHLAIFYQDSKNYALGIEKAKLCYSLSQNLADKIFAIHLVLRGLMTAGGYWQEICSTNQELECVLQEFIKAQPLAVDEVRTLRLLTPSFALPHIKDSPAEFRKIHNQIAQIFQNNIQAIAGEETARYSQRIINNQSSEISTKPLKIGYVSYALRRHSVGWLARWLIQHHNRDKFEIYNYSVSYQFVDDFLQEWYVDQSYKARKLGINAFEIAEQIYEDEIDILVDLDSITLDISSEVMALKPAPIQVTWLGWDASGIPAIDYFIADPYVLPDSAQNYYTEKIWRLPHTYIAVDGFEVGVPTLRRDELDIPSDAVIYLSAQRGYKRHPETTKWQMKIIKEVPNSYFLIKGDAEEEAIKQFFYKIAEEEGVECSRLRFLPQDPSEAAHRANLTIADVVLDTYPYNGATTTLETLWMGIPLVTRVGEQFAARNSYTMMMNAGITEGIAWTDEEYIKWGVRLGKDEALRQQVALKLKASRQTAPLWNGKQFTRDMEKAYEQMWQSYIEGK; encoded by the coding sequence ATGCTCACTAATATCACGAATTTTCAGACAGAAGGTTATCAACATTTAATTACAGGTGAATATGCTCAAGCAGCATATTTATATGAACAAGCAATTGCTGCTGAACCTGAAGTAATTTCCAATTACTGGCATTTGGGGTTAAGCTTACTGTTACAAGGGCAAGAAGCAGAAGCACAAATGACTTGGATGCTAGCAATAGCAGAAGTTGAAGAAGAAAAAATTCAACTTTACACAACAGAATTAATTCAAGTTTTACAAGTAGAGGCAGAACGACGAGAACATCTCGAAGAATTTTCTATATCCTGGCTAATCCGTCAGCATATTCGAGAAATTAATCCCTCTGATATCAATAATTTATTAGAAATTATTCAACTATCTATCAAACTAGATAATTTTGATAGCACAGAGATAAATGATTTAGAAATTATCGAATTATTGAACTACAAAGAAATTGTAGATTTAAATTTAGAGCTACTGAACCAAGTATTACAAAAAGTTCTTGACACTCAACCTTTACATACATCATATTTAGACTTAATAGAAGCTTGTTTACCTTACTTTGTAAATCTACACCAAGCCTTCTACATACTTCTACCTGCTGCAATTAAAATTGGTCATACATTCAAGCAGCCTGAACTAGCAGCGGAGATTTTAGAGTTATATTTGCGTTTAGACCCAGAAGAACTAGAAACCTTACGACATTTAGCTATTTTTTATCAAGATTCTAAAAACTATGCATTGGGAATAGAAAAAGCTAAATTGTGTTATTCTCTATCACAAAATTTGGCTGACAAAATTTTTGCTATTCATTTGGTGTTACGTGGGTTGATGACTGCTGGTGGATATTGGCAAGAAATATGCTCAACTAACCAAGAATTAGAATGTGTGCTGCAAGAATTTATCAAAGCACAGCCACTTGCAGTAGATGAAGTGAGAACTCTACGTCTACTTACCCCATCCTTTGCACTACCACATATTAAAGACAGTCCAGCCGAGTTTAGAAAAATTCATAATCAAATAGCGCAAATATTCCAGAATAATATTCAAGCCATAGCTGGTGAAGAAACAGCGCGTTACTCACAGCGAATTATAAATAATCAAAGTTCAGAAATTTCTACCAAACCCTTAAAAATCGGATATGTATCTTATGCCTTAAGAAGACATTCTGTAGGCTGGCTAGCTCGCTGGCTAATACAGCATCATAATCGAGATAAATTTGAAATTTATAACTATTCAGTTAGCTATCAATTCGTAGATGATTTTTTACAAGAATGGTATGTAGATCAATCGTATAAGGCTCGAAAGTTAGGAATTAATGCCTTTGAAATTGCTGAACAAATATATGAAGATGAAATAGATATTTTAGTAGACCTAGATAGTATCACCCTAGATATTAGCAGTGAAGTGATGGCACTCAAGCCAGCACCAATTCAAGTAACTTGGCTAGGTTGGGATGCATCAGGTATACCTGCAATTGATTACTTTATCGCTGATCCTTATGTATTACCAGATTCAGCCCAAAATTATTATACAGAGAAAATTTGGCGATTACCCCATACTTATATAGCTGTTGATGGCTTTGAAGTGGGTGTACCTACACTACGTCGAGATGAGTTAGATATTCCTAGCGATGCAGTAATCTATCTCAGCGCTCAACGAGGATATAAACGTCATCCTGAAACCACAAAATGGCAAATGAAAATAATCAAAGAAGTTCCAAATAGCTACTTCTTGATTAAAGGTGACGCTGAAGAAGAAGCAATTAAACAGTTTTTCTACAAAATAGCTGAAGAAGAGGGTGTGGAGTGTTCCAGACTGCGATTTTTGCCTCAAGATCCCTCTGAAGCTGCCCACAGAGCAAATTTAACAATTGCTGATGTTGTATTAGATACATATCCCTACAACGGAGCTACTACAACCTTAGAAACCCTTTGGATGGGTATTCCCTTAGTAACTAGAGTTGGAGAGCAATTTGCCGCTCGTAATAGTTACACCATGATGATGAATGCGGGTATCACAGAAGGTATTGCTTGGACTGATGAAGAATATATAAAGTGGGGTGTGCGCTTGGGCAAGGATGAGGCTTTACGTCAGCAAGTTGCTTTGAAACTAAAAGCATCTCGACAAACAGCGCCGCTATGGAATGGTAAGCAGTTTACCCGCGATATGGAAAAAGCTTATGAGCAGATGTGGCAAAGCTACATTGAAGGAAAATAA
- a CDS encoding XisH family protein, whose translation MSAKDVFHEVVKKALQKDGWQITHDPLSISVDGVNVSIDLAAEKLIAVEREGEKIAVEVKSFLEKSSAISEFHTALRQFINYRGALRRRQPERVLYLAIPLTTYKTFFQLDFPQAMIEENQVKMIIYDVE comes from the coding sequence ATGTCTGCTAAAGATGTCTTTCATGAAGTTGTCAAAAAAGCTTTGCAGAAGGATGGTTGGCAGATTACTCATGACCCGCTCTCAATTAGTGTAGATGGTGTGAATGTCTCTATTGATTTAGCTGCTGAAAAACTCATTGCGGTAGAACGGGAAGGAGAAAAAATTGCTGTTGAAGTCAAAAGCTTTTTGGAGAAATCTTCTGCAATCTCAGAATTTCATACAGCATTGAGACAGTTTATCAACTATAGAGGCGCATTAAGGCGACGACAACCAGAGCGTGTTTTGTATTTAGCAATACCTTTAACAACTTACAAAACATTTTTTCAACTTGATTTTCCCCAAGCGATGATTGAAGAAAATCAAGTCAAAATGATTATTTATGATGTAGAGTAA
- a CDS encoding O-linked N-acetylglucosamine transferase, SPINDLY family protein, producing MNNNIEKDQLRFIIFSPPFQPNVGGVIALYTLARIIDEAGFFCKLFDMNGMNLPNNIFDNYATKAEINEHTVVVYPEVIFGNPLNAKHVVRWILCELGVHCPHDIYTSWGKDDFVYHYSTYNPQKDVKNYNILSPTYLNPALQNHGKSRNGTCHIIRKGHKFHKPLLHIHPSDSLLLDDNLSQEVLIEIFNIKEYLISYDPYSYINFMAALCGCIPIVVPIKETTKKQWLESLFMSISLEQSGQNELKGIAYGLEEVEYARKTLQEVRNQQDIFIQYGKDTVHSFINDMISRLCAKSDLEKLSKNAHILQIVDIFSISQSESSPEDIIKYYSEDFIANFIAKNKDENQQLTGYLKFLFSSQPYFQEIGEADNYCQYLQDSINYLHTSIFKNCDSAFWHEVVNDFVKHTNFIAAYFNERNLKNIYVKRAEILEFFLKLNSHELDYEFAVRPVNRKKIRLGILASHFTPSAETFAYLPVYEYLSRDFEVILYSLNKTGHPLEQYCQLSANSFKLLPQKLLEQVNTIRDDDLDILFIATNVTAATHQICLLAIHKLARTQVTSGGSVVTTGMRNIDYYISGTLSDPSPAAQDHYQEKLVKLEGTAHCFSYGTEEVKLTTPVERDSLGIPEDAVVFISGANYFKTVPELIETWGKIISKVENSVLVLLPFGPNWSNNYPKTKFINHLNSIFSKYGLGTERLIVLDPQPVPDRDDMKEYYKIADIYLDSYPFAGTTSLVEPLQVNLPVIARQGNSFRSAMGAAMVQALDVPDLVADSEESYIQLAIALGSNPELRQEKSAQIKEKMQGNPSFLDSRSYSAKIGSLFQELFSKYLADTMSQNFRLGDINLIIFPDWSQPEDLLYQDLASAISTLTTHPDKSHITLLIDTQNIPDEEADMLLSSLTMNLLMEDDVDITEGPEITLLGKLSDAQWKTLLPRINCRIALATDNESAIAQAKAETLPSSDVDSLIASKLEMMPAF from the coding sequence ATGAACAATAATATTGAAAAAGATCAATTAAGGTTTATTATATTTTCTCCACCGTTTCAACCTAATGTAGGTGGAGTTATTGCTCTTTATACTCTTGCTAGAATCATTGATGAAGCAGGTTTTTTTTGTAAACTTTTTGATATGAATGGCATGAATTTGCCTAACAATATTTTTGATAATTATGCAACAAAAGCTGAGATCAATGAACATACAGTTGTTGTATATCCAGAAGTTATTTTTGGCAATCCTTTAAATGCAAAACATGTAGTTAGATGGATTCTTTGCGAACTTGGTGTTCATTGTCCTCATGATATATACACAAGTTGGGGAAAAGATGACTTTGTTTATCATTACAGTACATATAATCCTCAAAAAGATGTAAAAAACTATAATATTCTTTCTCCAACATACTTAAATCCTGCATTACAAAATCATGGCAAATCAAGGAATGGAACTTGCCATATTATTAGAAAAGGTCATAAATTTCACAAACCATTGCTCCATATTCATCCATCTGATTCTCTTTTGTTAGATGATAACTTATCTCAAGAAGTTCTTATTGAGATTTTTAATATAAAAGAATATCTAATTTCTTATGACCCATATTCCTATATTAATTTTATGGCGGCTTTATGTGGGTGTATTCCTATTGTAGTTCCCATAAAAGAAACTACCAAAAAGCAATGGTTGGAAAGCTTATTTATGTCAATAAGTTTGGAACAATCTGGACAAAATGAATTAAAGGGAATTGCTTATGGTTTAGAAGAAGTAGAATATGCAAGAAAAACATTACAGGAAGTACGAAATCAACAAGACATATTTATCCAATATGGCAAAGACACTGTTCATTCTTTTATAAATGATATGATTAGCAGACTTTGTGCTAAGTCAGACTTAGAAAAATTATCTAAAAATGCTCATATTTTACAAATTGTAGATATATTTAGCATTAGTCAATCTGAAAGTAGCCCAGAAGATATAATAAAATATTATTCTGAAGACTTTATTGCTAATTTTATAGCTAAAAATAAAGATGAAAATCAACAGTTAACAGGCTATTTAAAATTCCTATTTTCCTCTCAGCCTTACTTCCAAGAAATTGGTGAGGCAGATAATTACTGCCAATATTTGCAAGATAGTATTAATTACCTACACACCTCTATATTCAAAAATTGTGATTCTGCGTTTTGGCATGAAGTAGTTAACGATTTTGTTAAACATACTAATTTTATAGCCGCATACTTCAATGAGAGAAATCTGAAAAACATATATGTTAAACGTGCAGAAATATTAGAGTTTTTCCTGAAACTTAATAGTCATGAGCTTGATTACGAATTTGCAGTTCGGCCTGTAAACAGAAAGAAAATCAGGCTTGGTATCCTAGCATCACATTTCACACCTTCAGCTGAAACATTTGCCTATCTTCCTGTTTATGAATATCTCAGTCGAGATTTTGAAGTCATTTTGTACTCTCTTAATAAGACTGGTCATCCACTAGAGCAATATTGTCAACTTTCTGCCAACTCCTTTAAGCTGCTACCACAAAAATTATTAGAACAGGTTAATACTATTCGTGATGATGACCTTGATATACTATTTATTGCTACTAATGTAACTGCGGCAACTCATCAAATCTGCCTGTTAGCAATCCATAAATTAGCAAGAACACAAGTTACTAGTGGTGGTTCAGTTGTCACAACCGGAATGCGAAACATAGATTATTATATTTCCGGTACATTAAGTGATCCATCTCCAGCAGCACAAGACCACTATCAAGAAAAGTTAGTCAAACTAGAAGGAACTGCCCACTGTTTTAGTTATGGTACTGAAGAAGTAAAATTAACAACTCCAGTTGAGCGAGATAGTTTAGGAATTCCTGAAGATGCTGTTGTTTTTATTTCTGGAGCTAACTACTTCAAAACAGTTCCAGAACTGATTGAAACGTGGGGAAAAATCATTTCTAAAGTAGAAAACTCAGTTTTAGTACTTTTACCATTTGGGCCAAATTGGTCAAATAACTATCCAAAAACAAAATTTATCAATCACTTAAATTCTATATTTTCTAAATATGGATTAGGGACTGAACGCTTAATAGTCTTAGATCCTCAACCCGTCCCAGATCGGGACGATATGAAAGAGTACTATAAAATTGCCGATATATATCTAGATTCTTACCCATTTGCGGGGACAACTTCTCTAGTAGAACCACTACAGGTTAATTTGCCAGTAATTGCTAGACAGGGAAATAGCTTTCGCTCTGCAATGGGAGCCGCAATGGTGCAAGCACTGGATGTCCCTGATTTAGTTGCGGATAGTGAAGAGTCTTATATACAATTAGCGATCGCACTCGGAAGTAATCCTGAATTACGCCAAGAAAAGAGCGCCCAAATCAAGGAAAAAATGCAAGGTAATCCTAGTTTTTTGGATAGCCGCTCTTACTCAGCTAAAATAGGCAGCCTCTTCCAAGAACTATTTAGTAAATATCTTGCAGATACCATGAGTCAAAATTTCCGCTTAGGAGATATTAACCTAATTATTTTCCCAGACTGGTCACAGCCAGAAGACTTACTATATCAAGATTTAGCAAGTGCCATTTCTACTCTTACTACTCACCCAGATAAAAGTCACATAACTCTTCTCATAGATACTCAAAATATTCCTGATGAGGAAGCCGATATGCTTTTATCGTCTTTGACCATGAATTTGCTCATGGAAGATGATGTAGATATAACTGAGGGGCCAGAAATTACTTTGCTAGGTAAGTTAAGTGATGCACAATGGAAAACTCTTTTGCCTAGAATTAATTGTCGAATTGCTTTAGCAACAGATAATGAATCTGCGATCGCACAAGCAAAAGCAGAAACACTTCCATCCTCTGATGTAGATAGCTTGATTGCATCCAAGTTAGAGATGATGCCTGCTTTCTAA
- a CDS encoding DUF4327 family protein: MTQQVIHPMVKLQRNVQSLIESNIIKPSDSIWKIALLYGNEWQHWKQELLDFGFSMQDPVSELLAVETWDEE; the protein is encoded by the coding sequence ATGACTCAGCAAGTGATTCACCCAATGGTGAAATTGCAGCGCAACGTGCAATCACTCATAGAATCGAACATTATCAAGCCAAGCGATAGCATCTGGAAAATCGCTTTGCTCTACGGTAATGAATGGCAACACTGGAAACAGGAACTGCTTGACTTTGGCTTTAGTATGCAAGACCCAGTTAGTGAATTGCTAGCTGTAGAAACTTGGGATGAGGAATAG
- a CDS encoding basic amino acid ABC transporter substrate-binding protein — MKLINLKWHQLILSLGCLLLIIACKNFYPTTNPDAKLLKVATDPTFIPFEIQRASGNLEGFDIDLMNAIAKVAGFAVQFESLPFDGMISTLQAKRVDAAISGITITAERLKTIAFSRPYFKAGLAIAVREDNQNIKDFNSLKGKKIAVQIGSTGADFAKTIPNAKISTFNSGPEFFQDLLNGNVDAVVSDAFATLYAIKNGKLQGIRVVADLLTEEYYGIATPKDSSHLDAINKGIATLLSNGTYKQIYQKWFNVDPPQLPDS, encoded by the coding sequence GTGAAATTAATTAACCTCAAGTGGCACCAGCTAATTCTAAGCTTAGGCTGTCTGCTACTGATTATTGCCTGTAAAAATTTCTATCCCACTACTAACCCAGATGCTAAACTTCTCAAGGTTGCCACAGACCCTACGTTTATTCCTTTTGAAATCCAAAGGGCTAGCGGGAACTTGGAAGGTTTTGATATTGATTTGATGAATGCGATCGCTAAGGTAGCAGGTTTTGCAGTCCAGTTTGAAAGTCTGCCCTTTGATGGCATGATCTCGACTTTGCAAGCTAAAAGAGTCGATGCAGCAATTAGCGGAATCACGATTACCGCCGAACGCCTGAAAACAATTGCTTTTTCACGACCTTATTTTAAAGCCGGACTAGCGATCGCTGTCCGCGAAGACAATCAAAATATTAAAGACTTCAATAGCCTCAAAGGTAAAAAAATTGCTGTACAAATTGGTTCCACTGGGGCAGATTTTGCCAAAACCATCCCCAACGCCAAAATTAGTACTTTTAATTCTGGGCCTGAATTTTTCCAAGACTTGCTCAATGGCAATGTTGATGCTGTCGTTAGTGATGCTTTCGCAACTTTGTATGCGATTAAAAATGGCAAACTCCAAGGCATCAGAGTTGTTGCCGATCTGCTTACTGAAGAATACTACGGGATTGCGACACCTAAAGACTCCTCCCATCTGGATGCAATTAACAAAGGTATAGCAACTTTGTTATCCAATGGCACTTACAAGCAAATTTATCAAAAATGGTTTAACGTTGATCCTCCGCAATTGCCAGATTCTTGA